A genomic region of Helicoverpa armigera isolate CAAS_96S chromosome 31, ASM3070526v1, whole genome shotgun sequence contains the following coding sequences:
- the LOC110380941 gene encoding bile salt-activated lipase yields the protein MKGLILLLLLIACVLAGPRVDPLVEAPVGLIRGLRSEDGDYDMFLGIPYALVDEDNPFSESTPHPGFKQPYSAYSDDIFCPQTINNIVTGTIQCLQLNIYVPTTADSSHTLPVMVFFPGGAFVRVQKTREEYSPKFLIRHDVIIVTFNYRVGPYGFLCLSEPGYNNQGLKDQVLAVNWIKDNIGAFGGDVNRITAFGQSAGSMSLDIHLLNFEGFFNRVILQSGVAISPWVVTDENDRFIYNVAKELGHNFDNVTEVIKFLSTKDPLEVIRASNEHLYFRNRNPVPRPCVEKIGNDMTLKDFPINLEPKVKNIDIMVGHTNKEVKFVYPDNARPDFYRNYDFKDELLFVFPEDINSDIVQQFYIGDETLSEELQSKILDYSSDFAFSYPAEKSVERYINAGARSVYKYMFSYEGGRNRVSINRNFTAKGASHSDDTTYIFDNEMFEGMQPSEKDQRIIDAMTTMWTNFAKYGDPTPSITDVTPVRWRPAQLSRRPYLNIDNELTVKSRVFHDRMAFWEIYFKLYVDKLNSYKGIKDLK from the exons ATGAAGGGCCTCATACTCTTACTGCTGCTGATCGCGTGTGTACTCGCGGGACCTCGTGTTGATCCGCTAGTGGAAGCCCCAGTAGGCCTCATACGAGGTCTGCGCAGTGAAGATGGAGACTACGACATGTTTCTAGGAATACCTTACGCTTTGGTGGATGAAGACAACCCGTTTTCG GAATCCACACCCCACCCTGGCTTCAAACAACCCTACTCCGCCTATAGCGACGATATTTTCTGCCCCCAAACTATCAATAACATCGTCACAGGCACGATCCAATGCTTGCAACTGAACATCTATGTACCAACCACTGCCGACTCGAGTCATACATTACCAGTAATGGTATTCTTCCCTGGCGGAGCCTTCGTCAGAGTACAAAAAACAAGAGAAGAATACTCCCCGAAGTTCTTAATACGTCATGATGTCATTATAGTGACTTTTAACTACAGAGTTGGGCCGTATGGTTTCTTATGTCTGAGCGAACCAGGTTATAACAACCAGGGATTAAAAGACCAAGTTCTAGCTGTGAATTGGATTAAAGACAATATTGGAGCGTTCGGTGGTGATGTTAATAGGATAACTGCGTTTGGACAATCAGCTGGGAGCATGTCTTTAGATATTCATTTGTTGAATTTCgaaggtttttttaatagagtgATTTTGCAAAGCGGCGTTGCTATTTCGCCTTGGGTGGTTACTGATGAGAatgatagatttatttataatgttgctAAAGAACTTGGTCATAATTTTGACAATGTAACTGAAGTTATAAAGTTTCTATCAACTAAAGATCCTTTGGAAGTGATCAGAGCGTCCAATGAACACCTGTATTTTCGTAACAGAAATCCTGTGCCAAGACCTTGTGTAGAAAAAATTGGTAACGATATGACTTTGAAAGATTTTCCTATTAACTTAGAAcctaaagttaaaaatatagacATAATGGTAGGACATACAAACAAGGAAGTTAAATTTGTGTACCCTGACAATGCGAGACCAGATTTTTATAGGAACTACGATTTCAAAGAtgaactattatttgtttttcctGAAGACATTAACTCGGATATCGttcaacaattttatattgGAGACGAAACTCTATCTGAAGAATTACAAAGCAAAATCCTAGATTATAGCTCAGATTTCGCTTTTAGCTATCCAGCTGAGAAATCAGTTGAAAGATATATAAATGCTGGAGCTAGAAGTGTGTATAAATACATGTTTTCTTACGAAGGGGGTAGGAATAGAGTGAGTATTAACAGGAACTTCACAGCTAAAGGAGCCTCGCATTCAGATGATACTACGTATATATTTGATAATGAAATGTTTGAGGGTATGCAGCCGAGTGAGAAAGATCAGAGGATTATAGATGCCATGACTACAATGTGGACGAATTTCGCTAAATATGG TGACCCCACGCCATCGATAACAGATGTCACCCCAGTAAGATGGCGTCCAGCACAGCTGTCACGGCGGCCATATTTGAACATAGACAACGAGTTAACTGTCAAGAGCCGCGTGTTTCACGACAGAATGGCTTTCTGGGAGATTTACTTTAAGCTGTACGTGGATAAATTGAATAGTTATAAGGGGATTAAAGATTTGAAATGa